The stretch of DNA GCGCGGCCGAGAACATCATTCCGTCCACCGTGGAACTGGGTGGCAAGTCACCGAACATCTTCTTCGAAGACATCATGCAGGCCGAACCGACGTTCATCGAGAAGGCAGCCGAAGGTCTGGTGCTGGCGTTCTTCAACCAGGGCGAAGTCTGCACCTGCCCGTCCCGTGCGCTGGTACAGGAATCGATCTACGACGAGTTCATGGCCGTCGTCATGAAAAAAGTCCTGCAGATCAAACGCGGCGACCCGCTGGACACCGACACCATGGTCGGCGCACAGGCGTCCGAGCAGCAGTTCGACAAGATCCTGTCGTACCTGGAAATCGCCAAGGGCGAAGGTGCCGAGCTGCTGACCGGCGGCAAGGTGGAAAAACTCGAGGGCAATCTGGCGACCGGGTATTACATCCAGCCGACCCTGCTCAAGGGCACCAATAAAATGCGCGTGTTCCAGGAAGAAATCTTCGGCCCGGTGGTGAGCATCACTACCTTCAAGGACGAAGCCGAAGCCCTGGCGATTGCCAACGACACCGAGTTCGGCCTCGGTGCCGGCCTGTGGACCCGCGACATCAACCGCGCCTACCGCATGGGCCGCGCGATCAAGGCCGGTCGCGTGTGGACCAACTGCTACCACCTGTACCCGGCGCACGCCGCGTTCGGCGGGTACAAGAAGTCCGGCGTCGGCCGTGAAACCCACAAGATGATGCTCGATCACTATCAGCAGACCAAAAACCTGCTGGTGAGCTACGACATCAATCCGTTGGGCTTCTTCTAAAATCCTGGGCAACACAGATGATTCTGTGTTGCCTGTTCAATCGCCTTCGCGAGCAAGCCCGCTCCCACAGGGGACTTGCGTCGACCCACACTGTTGGATTGGGCACAAATCCAATGTGGGAGCGGGCTTGCTCGCGAAGGTGTCCTTAATGACACAACACACAAGGCTTGGCCGCTCTGGCACGGCCCTTGCGTACCCGTCATTCAGGTTTTTGCCGAAAACTGCCGCTGCGTGAACAGCATCCATCCACCCAACCTCTGCACCCGAAAGTCCAACAGATCGAACAATAAAAAACAGAGAGGACTTATGACTTCCACCACACAGCTCAAACCCACACTCGGCACCCTGCACCTCTGGGGCATTGCCGTCGGCCTGGTGATTTCCGGCGAATACTTCGGCTGGAGTTACGGCTGGGGCACTGCGGGCACCCTCGGTTTTCTGGTCACGGCGCTGATGGTCGCGACCATGTACACCTGCTTCATCTTCAGCTTTACCGAACTGACCACCGCGATTCCCCACGCGGGCGGGCCGTTTGCCTACAGCCGTCGGGCCTTCGGCGAGAAAGGCGGATTGATCGCCGGCATCGCCACCCTGATCGAGTTCGTTTTTGCACCACCGGCGATTGCCATGGCGATCGGCGCCTACCTCAACGTGCAGTACCCGGAGCTTGATCCGAAGGTTGCGGCGGTCGGCGCCTACTTCGTGTTCATGACCCTGAACATTCTCGGCGTGAGCATCGCCGCGACCTTCGAACTGGTGGTCACCGTGCTGGCAGTCGCCGAATTGCTGGTGTTCATGGGCGTGGTCGCACCGGGCTTCAGCTTCAGCAACTTCGTGCTCAACGGCTGGTCGGGTTCCAATGAGTTCACCATGGGTTCGATCCCCGGGATCTTCGCGGCGATCCCGTTTGCGATCTGGTTCTTCCTCGCCATCGAAGGCGCCGCCATGGCGGCCGAAGAAGCCAAGGACCCGAAACGCACGATTCCCAAGGCGTACGTCAGCGGCATCCTGACCCTGGTGTTCCTCGCCATCGGCGTGATGGTGATGGCCGGCGGTGTCGGCGACTGGCGCCAGTTGTCGAACATCAACGATCCGTTGCCACAGGCGATGAAAGCCGTAGTCGGCAACAACTCTTCGTGGATGCACATGCTGGTGTGGATCGGCCTGTTCGGCCTGGTGGCGAGTTTCCACGGGATCATCCTCGGCTACTCGCGACAGTTCTTCGCCCTTGCTCGCGCGGGTTATCTGCCGAAAAGCCTGGCCAAGCTGTCACGTTTCCAGACCCCACACCGCGCCATTCTGGCCGGCGGCGTGATCGGCATCGCGGCGATCTACAGCGATGGACTGGTCAATCTACAGGGCATGACCCTGACCGCCGCGATGATCACCATGTCGGTGTTCGGCGCGATCGTGATGTACATCATCAGCATGCTCAGCCTGTTCAAACTGCGCAAAACCGAACCGAATCTGGAACGTACCTTCCGCGCCCCGGGCTACCCGGTGGTGCCGGCGATTGCGCTGTTCCTGGCGGTGGTGTGCCTGGTGGCGATGGCGTGGTTCAACACGCTGATCGGTTGTGTGTTCCTGGGCTTCATGGCCGCTGGTTACCTGTACTTCCAGCTGACCGCCAAGCAACGCGCCGAAGCCCCGGCAGACGCTATGCTCGAAGGTATCTAGTTGCACCGGCACCGGGCCTGACGCCCGGTGCCCGCCATATAGAAGTGCACACAATACCTGTAGGAGTGAGCCTGCTCGCGATCGCATCGACGCGGTATGACTGTTGTTCCGAGTTGCCTGCATCGCGAGCAGGCTCACTCCTACACAAAAGCAGATTGCAGTAATTACTGGAGGACCCCGCCCCATGGCCGCATTTGCCCATTCCGTCGGCGCCCAGACCTACCGCTTCGACAGCCTCAAGGACGTCATGGCCAAGGCCAGCCCGGCGCGCTCCGGGGACTTCCTGGCAGGCGTCGCCGCGCTCAATGACGGCGAGCGCGTGGCCGCGCAAATGGCGCTGGCCGACATCCCGCTCACGCATTTTCTGCAGGAAGCGCTGATTCCGTACGAAGCCGATGAAGTCACCCGATTGATCATCGACACCCACGACAAACAAGCCTTTGCCGTGGTCAGCCACCTCACCGTCGGTGGATTTCGCGACTGGCTGCTCAGCGACGCGGCCGACGAAACCAGTCTGCGCGCGCTCGCCCCCGGCCTGACCCCGGAAATGGTTGCCGCCGTGTCGAAGATCATGCGCGTGCAGGATCTGGTGCTGGTGGCGCAGAAGATCCGCGTGGT from Pseudomonas sp. P8_229 encodes:
- a CDS encoding aldehyde dehydrogenase family protein; amino-acid sequence: MRYAHPGTEGAKVSFKSKYGNYIGGEFVAPVKGQYFTNTSPVNGQPIAEFPRSTAEDIDKALDAAHAAADTWGSTSVQARSLILLKIADRIEQNLELLAITETWDNGKAIRETLNADIPLAADHFRYFAGCLRAQEGSAAEIDGNTVAYHIHEPLGVVGQIIPWNFPLLMAAWKLAPALAAGNCVVLKPAEQTPLGICVLMELIGDLLPPGVLNVVQGFGKEAGEALATSKRIAKIAFTGSTPVGSHIMKCAAENIIPSTVELGGKSPNIFFEDIMQAEPTFIEKAAEGLVLAFFNQGEVCTCPSRALVQESIYDEFMAVVMKKVLQIKRGDPLDTDTMVGAQASEQQFDKILSYLEIAKGEGAELLTGGKVEKLEGNLATGYYIQPTLLKGTNKMRVFQEEIFGPVVSITTFKDEAEALAIANDTEFGLGAGLWTRDINRAYRMGRAIKAGRVWTNCYHLYPAHAAFGGYKKSGVGRETHKMMLDHYQQTKNLLVSYDINPLGFF
- the eat gene encoding ethanolamine permease, with protein sequence MTSTTQLKPTLGTLHLWGIAVGLVISGEYFGWSYGWGTAGTLGFLVTALMVATMYTCFIFSFTELTTAIPHAGGPFAYSRRAFGEKGGLIAGIATLIEFVFAPPAIAMAIGAYLNVQYPELDPKVAAVGAYFVFMTLNILGVSIAATFELVVTVLAVAELLVFMGVVAPGFSFSNFVLNGWSGSNEFTMGSIPGIFAAIPFAIWFFLAIEGAAMAAEEAKDPKRTIPKAYVSGILTLVFLAIGVMVMAGGVGDWRQLSNINDPLPQAMKAVVGNNSSWMHMLVWIGLFGLVASFHGIILGYSRQFFALARAGYLPKSLAKLSRFQTPHRAILAGGVIGIAAIYSDGLVNLQGMTLTAAMITMSVFGAIVMYIISMLSLFKLRKTEPNLERTFRAPGYPVVPAIALFLAVVCLVAMAWFNTLIGCVFLGFMAAGYLYFQLTAKQRAEAPADAMLEGI